The sequence below is a genomic window from Acidilobus saccharovorans 345-15.
GTAGAAGCCGTGGGGGTTATAGGTGATCCTCGGCGCTCCAGGCATGTCAACGCCCCTGAGGGTGTCCAGGTAATCGTCGAACACGTTCTCAGCCGCGAGGAAGAGCGAGAGGCCCACGGCGGCCACCAGCGTCACTGCAGCCCCTGCTATGGTGAAGCCGGTGTAGAGCCTCATGGCTATGACGCCGCCCGTCAGCGCGAGGGAGATACTCGAGAGGAGGGCGCACGGCCTCGTGGCCAGGAAGTACCTCCTTAGGCCTTCCCTCAGGCCTCCCTTCAAGCCGACACCCATGTTACACCACTAAAGAGTTGTGTAAAAAAGCTTTCATAAAAAGCTGATTATAATGTCGCCGCCTGCCTTCGCTAAGCGTTAATAGCGGCCCAAAAACCGTTGACGTGGGCGGCGCCTTGGACGTCGTGGCGGTCGACGTGGGAGGCACCTTTACGGACGTGATATACGTTGACAGCTCCGGCTCCGTGAGGCTCTCCAAGGTGCCGACGACTCCCAGGAGGCCCGAGGATGGGGTCGTCAGCGGCGTCCGCTCCGTCTCCCCCTCGGGGGCCTTCGAGGTGCTGCACGCCACCACTATAGCAACCAACGCCCTCCTCGGCCAGGTGGGGCTCGAGCTCCCAAGGACGGCCCTGTTGACCACGAGGGGCTTCAGGGACGTAATAGAGATAGGGAGGCAGGCGAGGCCAAGGCTCTACGACCTCCTCTTCGCCAAGCCGAGGCCGCTGGTGCCGAGGGAGCTCAGGTTTGAGGTGGACGAGAGGACGCTCAGCGACGGCACCGTGGTCAAGGAGGTCAGCGAGCCCGAGCTCGACGAGGTGGCCTCAAGGATGGAGTCCATGGGGGTCGAGGCCGTGGCCATAAGCTTCATCAACAGCTACGCCAACCCCTCCAACGAGGCCAGGGCCAGGGACCTACTGTCGAGGAGGTTCGCTTACGTCACTGCCTCCCACGAGGTCGCCATGGAGCCCAGGGAGTACGAGAGGACCTCAACCGCCGTGATCAACGCGGCCCTGAGGCCCATAGTCTCAAGGTACCTCTCGTCGCTGCGGTCATCGCTGGGCTCCATGGGCGCCTCCTCGCTGTCGGTTATGTCAAGCGCCGGGGGGCTTGTAGACGTCGAGGAGGCGGCCCTGAGGCCCGTGCAGCTGATAGAGTCCGGCCCCGCCGCGGGGGCGATAGCGGCCTCGTGGCTTGCCAGGGAGCTGGAGGTGGGCAGCGCCATAGGCTTCGACATGGGCGGCACCACGGCCAAGGCCAGCTCCATAGTGGGCGGCGAGGTCCAGGTCACAACTGAGTACGAGGTCGGTGGCGAGGCGCACCACGGCAGGGTGGTCAAGGGCTCGGGCTACCCGGTCAGGTTCCCGTTCGTTGACCTTGCTGAGGTCTCGGCCGGGGGAGGGACCATAATATGGAGGGACGAGGCGGGGGCCCTCAGGGTTGGCCCGCTGAGCGCGGGGGCAGACCCGGGGCCGGCGTCATACGGAAGGGGAGGCTCGCAGCCCACCATAACTGACGCCAACCTCGTGCTTGGCAGGCTCGGCACCTCCCTCGCAGGGGGCGCCGTGGAGCTCAGGCCGGAGCTCGCGGCCCAGGCCCTCTCAAGGCTTGGGGACCCCGAGGGCGTCGCCCAGGAGGCCCTGGAGCTGGCCATAGTTGAGATGGCCAGGGCCGTGAGGCTGGTAACTGTTGAGAGGGGCCTGGACCCCTCGGGCATGACGTTAATTGCCTTCGGCGGGGCCGGCCCCCAGGTGGCGGCGGAGCTCGCGGACGAGATGGGGGTCGGCAGGGTCCTCGTGCCCCCTGACCCGGGCCTCTTCTCAGCCCTGGGCCTCCTGGTAGCTGACTCAAAGTACGAGGCCAGGCTCCCGTTCCCGAGGGACCTGGAGGCGGCATTTGAGGGCCTCGAGGCCTCCCTGGCCAGGAGGCTCGGCAGGGTGGACCACTTCATCAGGCTCCTCGACGTGAGGTACAGCGGCCAGGGCTGGGAGCTCACCATAAGGGCCCCGGCGGACCTCTCGCCCGCCTCGGTCAGGGAGGAGTTCGACAGGGCCCACGAGGCGGCCTACGGCTTCACCTTAGACAGGCCGATAGAGGTGGTCGCCGCCAGGGTCTTCGCAGTTATCTCCAGGCCAAAGCCCAGGCTCAGAGGGCCGCCGAGGGAGGGGGAGCCGAGGCCCGTGGCCCAGAGGAGGGCCTGGATAGGCGGCAGCTGGGACGAGGTCCCCATATACAGGAGGGAGTCCCTGCCCCAGGGCTTCAGGCTGAGGGGGCCGGCGGTGGTGGAGGAGTACAGCTCGACCACAGCTGTGCCCAGGGGGTGGACGCTCGAGGTAGGCCCCATGGGTGTCCTGGAGCTGAGGCGGTGATCAATGGTAAGCTGGGAGGTAGTGCACAGGGCCACGGTGTTCATAGCGGAGGAGATGGGGGTCGCCCTGAGGAGGTCCGCCCTGTCGCCCAACATAAGGGAGAGAGCCGACCACAGCTGCGCCGTTGTCGACAGTGACGGCAACATAGTGGCCCAGGCCGAGCACATACCAGTCCACCTGGGCTCCCTCAGGGTCGGCGTCAGGAACCTGCTCAGGGCCATGGAGTCCGAGGGCGTGGAGCTCGGGGAGGGCGACGTAGTGGTCTCTAACGACCCCTACATAACTGGGACCCACCTCAACGACGTAACCGTTATCTCGCCGGTCTACGTGGACGGCAGGCTCGAGGGCTACGTTGTCAACAAGGCACACCACGTTGACGTTGGAGGGCCGGCGTTCGGCAGCATAAACCCTGACGCCAGGACGATATACGAGGAGGGCCTCGTAGTTCCTCCAGTGAAGATAGTCGAGGGGGGCAGGCTGAGGGATGACATTCTGAGGCTCTACCTGGCAAACGTGAAGTACCCCGAGGCCTCGGAGGGCGACCTGAGGGCGCAGCTGGCGGCCCTGAGGGTCGGGGCCTCAAGGGTCAGGGAGCTGATAGACAGGTACGGCAGGGGCGCCGTCAGGGAGGGCTGGGCCAGGTCGATTGAATACGCGAGGGAGCTCGCCTCATCCGAGATATCGTCGTGGCCCGAGGGCACCTACAGGGCCTCTGACGTGCTTGAGGTGGGCCCGGGCGAGGGGGACATGGTTAACATAAGCGCGGAGGTCAGCGTCTCGAGGGGGAGGGCGAGGGTCTCACTTAACGCCCCTGGGCAGCTCCAGAGGCCAGTCAACGCAGTCCTTGGGGTGACCTACGCAGCCTCCTCGTTTGCCATAAGGTCCCTCATGAGGGCTGACGTGCCCGTCAACGAGGGGCTCTACTCGACCATAGAGGTGGAGGCGCCGGAGGGCTCAATGCTGAACGCCAGGCCCCCAGCCCCGGTCGCGGCCGGAAACCTTGAGGTCAGCCAGAGGGTTGTTGACGTTATACTCCTGGCCATGTCAGCGGCCCTGCCGGACAGGGTGCCGGCGGCCTCCTCAGGCACCATGATGAACGTCATGCTGGGCGGCGTTGACCCCAGGACGGGGAGGACGTGGGCCTACTACGAGACAATAGGCGGCGGCTCGGGCGCCAGGCCCAACGGCGACGGCGTCTCAGCGGTTCACAACAACATGACCAACACCATGAACACCCCCATAGAGGTCGCGGAGGCCTCGTACCCGGTGGTGTTCACAGCCTACAGGGTAAGGGAGGGCAGCGGGGGAGCCGGCAAATACAGGGGAGGCGACGGCATAGTGAGGTCCTTCAAGGTCACCGCCCCGGCGAGGCTCTCAATAATAGCAAGCAGGTTCAGGTCAAGGCCGTGGGGGCTCAGGGGAGGCCTGCCGGGCGCCCCCGCCAGGGTCACAATAGTGAGGGCCTCGGGCAGGGCTGAGGAGGTCGCGCCCTTCTCCACCGTTGACCTTGGCCCCGGCGACGAGGTGATCATTGAGACGCCCGGGGGAGGCGGCTACGGGAGCCCCTAGGCCTGAGGGGCCCGCCTGGGCCTCCTGGGCATCACATGCAGCAGGGCCAGGGCTAGGGCAGCTATGGCCAGGGCGAGCCCAGCCACAGCAACAGCCGTGGCCCTGGCGAGCGACGACGCCTGCGACGACAGCCTGCTGCCCTGGGCGCTGACCGACGACGACAGCTGGAGGAGCTGGGAGCGCAGTGCGGTGTAGTTCCCGCCTATCCACGAGGACAGCCTCGAGGCCTCGGCCTCCTGGTACGACATGAGCTGCGTCACGTTCTGCCTGAGCCCTGTTATGTTTGCCTCAGCCATTGAAAGGGCCCTGCCCAGCGACGACACGTTAGACTCAAGCGCGCTGACGAGCTCGGCCTCAGCTGTGACGTTAGACCTCAGCTGGGAGGCCAGCGACCTGAACTCGCCGACTACATAGCCCGCCTGGCTGACAGCGGAGTTGGCCTCCTGTAGCATGGCCTTGGCGTACGCCAGGGAGGCGTTGATGGCGTACCCGAGGGCCGTCACGTTGGCCCTCAGCCCCTCCAGGCGCTGCCACGCGGCCGTGAGGTTCTCCATGGTCTGGTAGAGCTGGCCCTGGAGCAGGCTTACGTTGAACCTAACGCCTGACAGCTCGTCGCTCAGGCGCCCCAGGTCGCCCAGGAGCTCCTCCCTGACGAGGCTCACGTTACCCATGGCCTGGGAGAAGTAGTCAGCCACGAGCGACTGGAGGTAGCCCACGGCCTCCCTAACGTAGGCTGGGACCACCACGCTGACCCTCGACCCG
It includes:
- a CDS encoding hydantoinase/oxoprolinase family protein, which gives rise to MDVVAVDVGGTFTDVIYVDSSGSVRLSKVPTTPRRPEDGVVSGVRSVSPSGAFEVLHATTIATNALLGQVGLELPRTALLTTRGFRDVIEIGRQARPRLYDLLFAKPRPLVPRELRFEVDERTLSDGTVVKEVSEPELDEVASRMESMGVEAVAISFINSYANPSNEARARDLLSRRFAYVTASHEVAMEPREYERTSTAVINAALRPIVSRYLSSLRSSLGSMGASSLSVMSSAGGLVDVEEAALRPVQLIESGPAAGAIAASWLARELEVGSAIGFDMGGTTAKASSIVGGEVQVTTEYEVGGEAHHGRVVKGSGYPVRFPFVDLAEVSAGGGTIIWRDEAGALRVGPLSAGADPGPASYGRGGSQPTITDANLVLGRLGTSLAGGAVELRPELAAQALSRLGDPEGVAQEALELAIVEMARAVRLVTVERGLDPSGMTLIAFGGAGPQVAAELADEMGVGRVLVPPDPGLFSALGLLVADSKYEARLPFPRDLEAAFEGLEASLARRLGRVDHFIRLLDVRYSGQGWELTIRAPADLSPASVREEFDRAHEAAYGFTLDRPIEVVAARVFAVISRPKPRLRGPPREGEPRPVAQRRAWIGGSWDEVPIYRRESLPQGFRLRGPAVVEEYSSTTAVPRGWTLEVGPMGVLELRR
- a CDS encoding hydantoinase B/oxoprolinase family protein — protein: MVSWEVVHRATVFIAEEMGVALRRSALSPNIRERADHSCAVVDSDGNIVAQAEHIPVHLGSLRVGVRNLLRAMESEGVELGEGDVVVSNDPYITGTHLNDVTVISPVYVDGRLEGYVVNKAHHVDVGGPAFGSINPDARTIYEEGLVVPPVKIVEGGRLRDDILRLYLANVKYPEASEGDLRAQLAALRVGASRVRELIDRYGRGAVREGWARSIEYARELASSEISSWPEGTYRASDVLEVGPGEGDMVNISAEVSVSRGRARVSLNAPGQLQRPVNAVLGVTYAASSFAIRSLMRADVPVNEGLYSTIEVEAPEGSMLNARPPAPVAAGNLEVSQRVVDVILLAMSAALPDRVPAASSGTMMNVMLGGVDPRTGRTWAYYETIGGGSGARPNGDGVSAVHNNMTNTMNTPIEVAEASYPVVFTAYRVREGSGGAGKYRGGDGIVRSFKVTAPARLSIIASRFRSRPWGLRGGLPGAPARVTIVRASGRAEEVAPFSTVDLGPGDEVIIETPGGGGYGSP